DNA sequence from the Pedobacter sp. W3I1 genome:
ACCCTGGTTTCGGGAAAAATCCCGGCTGCCGATTTAAACACTGGCTATTATTATTTAAGTTCTAAATCAACAACACCAGGATCCTGCGAATCTGAATTACAGGAAATTCCGGTATATGTGCTTAAACCTTTGGTGGTTGAGTTTACACCGGCTAACTTCTGTCTTGAAAGTCCTTTGGCCCAGGTTGGCTCAGTTACCAATCCCGAAGATCCAACGATTACATCATTGGCATATCAATGGTATACTGTAACTGGAGCAGTAGAAACGGCAATATCGGGAGCTACAACAAAAGATTATACGCCATCGGCACCAGCTACTGTTGGAACAAAAACGCATAGGTTAAAAGTAGGTTATGTAATTAATGGCAATAAATATTGTCCGCAGTGGGCAGATCATGATGTTACGGTAACGGCTAAACCTGTTAAACCAACCATTACTCCAGGAACCATCACCGGTACGGCAACAGCAGTTACTTTCTAGGCTAAAGTTTCGTTTTTCTGAAGATTGTTGTATAAATGAGGCTAAGGATATACTCCTTCCTGCCATTGGCTTTGGTGTTGTTTTTTATTCAAACAGCAATAGGTCATATTGTGCCCGTCGGACGGCAAACCATTACGATCAGAGAAGGATCGTCGGTGGTTTTGCGTGCAAATTCGATCGGGGCAGCATCGTATATATGGTATAAGGATGATGCGTTGGTAATGGGGCAAAATAAGTCAACACTTATCACTGCAACGGCCGGCATTTATAAAGTGGCTACTGCAAATGAATTTGGTTGTATATCCGATATCTCAGATGAAATAGAGGTTATTGTACTGCCACAGCTTATTGCAGATGTAGCCATAACCAAGCGTTCAGAATCAAAGATTGTGGTCGGCGATCAGGTTTTTGAGTATTATCTAAACGTTAGAAATAATGGCACAGATGATGCCACTCAACTTGTGATTAAAGATGCACTTCCAGATAACCTGTCTTTAGAAAGCCTGACTGAACCAACAGATGGAGTAGCTACCTATGATCAGATAAACCGAACCATTAACTGGAACATTCCTTTACTGGCCAATAGTAAATTTGCAGAATTGGTTATCAAAGTAAAATCTAAACAACCTGGCATGGTGAGCAATACTGCAACTGTATCAGCCACAGAGTTTGATCCCAATCTGGCCAACAATACATCAACAGATAAAAAAGAGATTTCAGGTTTAAGGATACCAAATGTGTTCACGCCCAATGGGGACGGCAAGAACGACACTTTTTATATTGAACACCTGGAATCTTTTGAATCGAACGAGGTAACGATCATAAATCGCTGGGGAAGTACGGTTTATCAATCCGATCACTATCAGAACGACTGGACGGCCCCGGGACTGGCTGATGGAACCTACTTTTATGTAGTTAAAGTTAAAAACGGAACTTCGGCCGGGCAAGATTATAAAGGTTATGTAACCGTAATCCGCTAAATAAAACAAAATACACAGACATGAAAATTTTGAAAAGAATATTTTTTGTTTTGATCATCATTATATCATCAGTTAAGGTTTTTGCGCAACAAGATGCTCAGTTTGGGCAATATGTTTTTAATGGTATGTACATTAATCCTGCATATGCGGGTTATAAGGAAGAGCTTTACCTTCAGGCTTTTGCCAGAGCACAATGGACTGGTATTCGGGGCGCACCACAAACGCTTTCTATATCTGCAGATGAAGCTGTAAATGATGAAAGTCTTGGCATTGGGATGATTGTAACCAAGGATAAAATAGGCGCACAAAACACTTTAAATGCATCTGCAAACTTTGCTTACAGAATAAAACTCGATCGTACAGAAACCAATATCCTAGCTTTCGGTTTAGGGGTAGGTGTAATACAAGCCTCCTTAAACGGCAGTATGTTAGATCCCATTGAACAGGGCGATAACCGGATCCCAACGGGATCAATAAGCCAGATCGTGCCTGATATAAGAGCTGGTATTCATTATTCAAATGAGAAGTTTTTTATAGGTTTTTCGGCAAATAACCTCTTATCAAAAACTTTATCGGTATTTGGCGATTACAATTCACTTAACGTAAAGATTCAGCCGCATTTTTACTTAAGCGCAGGAGTAGCCTTACCCGTAAATGATGATTTTGTTTTTAAACCAACCTTTTTAATTAAAGATGATTTACATGGACCAACTTCATTAGATTTAAATGCCTTTTTACTCGTAAAAGAACGTTTCTGGCTTGGCGCTGTTTATCGCACTTCGGTAAAAATCTACCCTAAAGAGAACCTGCAACGTGGATTAACCAGCAGAGCTGCAGTTGGTTTCATCAGCGAATTATTTATAAGATCTAATCTGCGCATTGGTTATGGCTATGATTACAGCCTCAATAAACTGAGCAATTATGACTATGGCTCGCATGAAATTTCAGTCGGCTATTACATAGAAACCAAAAAGAGCCGAAGACCAAAGTGTTATTTTTAGATATTAATAACAAGATGCGGCACAGGTCGTTTATCAGATCAATACCTTACCATGCAATACCATAATCTTCACCATGGTTACTCGATCCGCCTTGCAAACTATTGTGCTTCCAATCAAAATAAATGGCATTGATAGGCCCACTGGTCCGTTCTGAAAAACTGAGTGTATAACCCATTTTTTTCAGTTCAGTACGCACCTCCTCTTTGGTATTGGTATTTAACAAGATCTGACCTGGCTTTGGTGCCCTGTCGCTCGTCTTAGCACCTCCGAGAGAAAGCCAAAGTTGGTTAGTGTTAAAGTTAGCTGCTTCGGTAGCTTTTTGAACATTCATACCAAACTCTGCCATGTTTAAAAAGAACTGCAGCAAGTTCTGATCCTGGGTATCTCCGCCCTGAACTGCAGCCGATACAAAAGGTTTACCATCTTTGATAAACATTGAGGGCGACAAGGTTACTCTTGGTCGTTTACCAGGTGCAACAACATTGAAGGGGTTTAAGGCAGAATCGAGCACAAAGCTTTGCATGCGCTGACTCATTCCAATACCGGTATTACCAGCAATACAGGCCGGAAGCCAGCCTCCGCTTGGGGTAACTGATACCACCCAACCTGCTTTGTCTGCAGCTTCTATGGACGTTGTTCCGCGCCATAAACGGTCTTCATAAACTTCTTTTGGCGTATGGTTACCCAAGTCGTGTTTCGGCGCAAAGTTCCTTTTGGCTGTATCGGGATTAAGGCCTCTGCTTTTTAACAGATTTAAATAAGGATTTTTCTTACCCTCATATGGGTAAGGATCGCCAGGGCCTATGTTTGCATCATTTTTATCAGCCTGGATAAGTGAGGCCCGTTGTTTTGCATAATCTTTACTTAAAAGGCCGGTCATCGGTTCAGCAGGGTTCTGGTTTGGATCACCATAATAAAAATCACGGTCAGCAAAAGACAGGTTCATTGCCTGGTAAACCGTATGAATATATTTTGAGCTATTGTAGCCCATTGCTTTGAGATCAAAATTCTCTAATATATTCAAAGCTTGCAGTAAAACCGGTCCCTGTGTCCACTGTTTTAATTTATACACTTTAATGCCTTTATAATCGGTGCTTAGTGCTTCTTCTTCAACTGGTTTCCATTTAGCAAGGTCATCCATGGTAATTAAACCTCCTTGTTCTTTACTTCCGCGAACAAATTCTTGCCCGATATCTCCTTTATAAAAACGATCATAAGCGGCCATTAAGGCCTCTTGTCTGGAACTGCCTTTCTTCAGTGCCGCTTGTTCTGCTTCAACCATTTTGGTTAGGGTGGCCAACAAATCTTTTTGAATAAAAACCTCGCCTGCTTCCGGTGCTTCACGTTTTTCGCCCAAATGTGGCAACAGCACTTTTTTACTGTAAGGCCAGGTTTTAATCAATTCTTTATCGCGCTCCATACTGTTCGCCGCCTGTGCTTCTATGGCATAACCTGCAGCCATATGCATGGCAGGTGCCAGAACCTGCCCCAGGCTCATGCTGCCGTATTTACTTAGCATGTAGATCAGTCCGCCGGGTGTACCTGGTGTAGTTGCGGCCAAAGGGCCATATTCTGGTGGAAAGTTATAACCTTTAGCTTTAAAAAAAGCTACGGTTGCTCCTGTTGGGGCAACACCCATCGCATTAATGGCAATCACCTTTTTTGTATTCGGGTTATAGATCAGCGCCTGCGTTTCGCCTCCCCAGCTCAGGGTATCCCACATGGTGCAGGTGGCAGCCAACATGGCACATGCCGCATCAACCGCATTTCCACCCTGCTGAAAGATCATCGACCCAGCTGTTGCTGCCATCGGCTTTCCGGTAATGGCCATCCAACTGTTGCCATAGAGCATCGGCTTTTGCGTTTGCTGCGCAAATAAAGGCCGAAGTAAAAGTGATAATATTAGAAACAAGGCTAATTTTTTCATAGCTCCAATATAGCTAAAATATGTACCATAGCCATGTTACACTAACACAGCATCCCTTAATTCAGGGTAATAAAACAAGCTTGTTACAAAATTAAGCACCACCAGAACAGCTAACCATAGCATATAAATATTTCTTAGCAAAATTTGGTCATTCATCTATCAAGAATAAGCTAAACCCTGTCCTTATTTCTTTTTCTTGGGTTTGGGTTCAGGCAGTTCGGCTACAGTTATGCTTACGAGTTTTTTTAGCCACTCGCGATCTTCCAATTGTTCTTCAATTAGAAACTGATTTTTTGCGCCTGGATAAGGAGATGCCTCCACAACATCTTTTATGTACGCTCTTCCAGATAAAGTAGGCTTAATAAAAAGTTTATTATCGCACACAAGGGCAAACAACTTATCCTCAAAATACAAGCCGTATTCACCAAACATCTTTTTATAGGTAACCTGCCCTGAATAATCAATCTGATCGATGATAAAGTCTACGAATTTCTGGTCTGATGCCATTTATAAATTGATTTAATATGAACTTTAGAATATGAATAAGGTTAAATGAATAATTGAAAAGAAGGTCTTTGGCTATTTTAAGATTAAATTTCGCCCGCATCAAGCTAAGATAAGTACAATCATCCAATTATATTAAGTATACAGCCACCCTTAATAATAGGGTTATTATCTTTCTTTTAATTCTGGTTTGCAATAATGGGCATAATCACTAAATTTGCCGCCCAACGAACAATGAATGGTTAAAGCACATGTTGTTCTAAAAGGTAAAAAAGAATAAAATGGAAGAAAACGATTTTGTTTCTATTTGGCTGGAAGAAACCGGGAATCCTGCAATTGAGAGACTAGCGCAGTTAAACCTCGAAGTTGCCAATAAAACTACAGCAGTACTTGCAGAAAAGGGTTCGACAGAAAACGATCTTGCTTCTATATTGGATATTAATCCTGATGAAATCAAAAGATGGTTAACAGGCAGGCATGTTTTCAGTATTAAAACCATTAACGAAATCGTTGTTGCATTGACTGAAATTGCGGCCAAGAACACCAGACAGCAAGCTGAATTTCAATAAATTAAGTAATTACATTTGTCGTCTTCATTTGAGGCAGGTTTAAACCAATACCATCTTCTTTGAGTTTAATATATGATGACACAATGCTCAGCATTATTTCGTGATAACGATTTGTAGTTCCATTATCGGTGCTTACCGAAACAATGTTTGCGTTTTCATCCCTGACCTGGGTATAAACAATATTAAAAGCGGTTGTTAAGAGCCATTCAGGAAGTTTTTCAGCACTCAACGTTATCTTACAGCTTACCAAATAAACGCCTGGCTTTTCCTCTTCCATTTTATAAACCAAGGGTAATTCTATAATACCAAAATCGGGTAGATCAACCAATACGTTTATCGTTTTTAACATATATTTCTTTCCTCTCACCACTGCTATTATGATCTGGGTTATTGCCCTTTATATCAGTTATGGTATAGCGAAGTTGTTAAAAAAAGCAGGCCTTTAACTGGATTCAGGTGTATTTATTTGCGTAAACGTTTAAGTAGGAAAGTCAATTAACAACACGTTAGCGCGTAGCAAGGCCTGGCTCATGAACGTACAGCCTGACCGTTTAAATTCTTTACTTCTCTATTGTAGTTTCGCTAAAGTTAACCGATTTAAGGTTACCAACATTCTTTTGCTCCAGTGCTTTTCCTGCATACCCAGGTTTATTTGCACCCCACACCACATTGCTGTTAAGCAGGCTGATGTATCCCGTATTTTCAAAATAGAACCCTGCAATTGCACTTTTAACAAGCCCTTCTACATTGCTTGGTCTACGGTCGTATACGCCACCTTCTTCTTTTGTTGTTTTATCGAGATAAACACTAACCTGATCAAAATAGATCTCTGAAATTTTATCGGGACTCTCGCCGCTGATGTACACGCCACTTTCTCCGGTACATCGGATATTACTGAAATAAATATTTTTAACTGCCCCAACCTTGCCCTTGGTTTGTCCTTTCGGTAAACGCCAGCCTGCGTCTTTATTGTTGCTGGTTGCTCTTGGGTAAGCAGTAATATAAATCGGCTCTGCCTTGCCCCACCATACATCTGAAAAAAGTTTCGATTCAATAAACAGGTTGGAGAAAATTACATTGTTTACCGTACCCTCATCACGGTTTTGAATACCAATGCCTCGGTTGCTTTTCCTGATATTACAATTATTGATGAGTACATTACTAATCCGGTCCATATTTTCAGAGCCTATTTTGATGGCGCAAGAGCTGGAAGTCATGGTACAGTTACTGATCACAATGTTTTCGCAGGCACCATATTCTTCAAACTCCCGCCTGTTTTTTAAGCAAATACAGTCATCACCCGATTCGATAAAACAATTGGTAATTCTCACATTTTTACTATGGTCCAGATCAATGCCATCACTATTACGGATCTTTATACTGTTCAGTAAGGTTATATTCGATATCGATACATCATTACAGCCCACTAAATGAACCGTCCAGTAAGCTGAGTTCTGAAAAGTTACCCCATCTATATTCAGTTTATTACAACCAATCAAAGTAAGCAAATGCGGTCGCGGATCTACAATATTAAAAGGTTTTAATACATATGAATCGCTAAGCTCCTCCCCCATAAATGAAATCCCATTCCCATCAATCACACCTGTTCCGCTAATGCTTACCTGTTCAAGCTTTTCTCCGCCAATCCAGATGGTACCTTCGCCTTTATTTTCTCTAAAGGCACTTTGAGTATACAGTTTTTCATCAGGACTGGCCAGGAGTTTAGCGCCACCTTCCACCCTTAAATTAACGAACGATTTTAAGTTAAAAGGACCGGCTAAAAATATGTGTCCGGCGGGTATAATGACCTGTCCGCCACCAGCCTTTGAGCAGGCATCAATTGCTTTTTGGATCGGAATGGCATCATTGGTTTTGCCATCGCCAACCGCACCATAGTTTTTAATATTATATAACTTATTTTGAGCCAGCGCGCCGAAAGAAATCAGCAGTGCAAAAAAGAGTAAGATTTTGGTCTTCATTTTCAATTCGTTAGGAATAAATACATCAGGTCATTTTAGGCAAAGATTCGTTTACCAAAAAACGATATAAAGTGCTGCAAGAATACCACAGATAATAACCGAGGCAATGGTAAATGCCGGAGTAACCTTAAACATGCTGCTGTCAATTTCAAGTCCCTGCGGGTTATCTTTACTTTTCGGATCGGTTAACGTTACCAGAACCATTAAACCAATTATAATCAGAAATACCCACGACATTCTGTTTAAGAAAGGAATCGGTTCGATAGCTCCGCTGGTTATAGCAGGCAGGAATTTAAAAAAAGTAGATAACGGAATGGTTAATAAAGAAGCGGTAAGTGCTGCACGCGAAGTGGTTTTCTTCCAGAAAAAGCCCAGTAAAAAGATAGCAAAAACACCCGGCGAAATAAAGCCAACATATTCCTGAATAAACTGATAAACCTGATCGAAACTCCGCAATGCAGGAGCAATAACGATAGCAATTAAAGATGCAATAACTACAGACCAGCGACCAACCGAAACCAGTCTTGTTTCTGAAGCTTCGGGTTTGATAAACTTTTTGTAAATATCAAGCGTAAAAATGGTGGCTATGCTATTACATTTCCCGGCGAGGGAGGCTACAATAGCAGCAGTGAGCGCAGCAAAAGCCAGTCCTTTTATTCCTGCGGGCAATAAATTCATTAGTACCGGATAAGCATGATCGGGTTTAACTGTTCCGGCTGCATCGAGCATTTCGGAATGGAAATAACCGCGTTGATAAAGTACATAGGCCGCAATACCCGGAATAACAACAATTACCGGAATGAGTAATTTCAAAAACGCGGCAAATATTAATCCGTTACGCCCGGTTTTTAAATCGGCCCCCAAAGCCCTTTGAACAATATACTGATTACAGCCCCAATAATTTAAATTATTGATCCACAAACCACCTACCAGTACTGCAATACCGGGCAGTTCATGATAAAATTTATCTCCTTTCGAAAATATCATATGAAAATGATCAGATGCTTCGCTGCGCAGTAAAGGAAGCGAGGCCAAAACACTGGGTGCATCTAATTTTTCGGACACAAGTTTAAGTGCCATATAACAGGTAATCAGGCCCCCTGCCACTAAAACAAAAACCTGTATTACATCGGTATAACCTATTACCTTCATTCCGCCCAGGGTGATAATGGCAGAAAAAATGGCCAGAAAAATGATACATATATTAAAAGGAATGCCCGTAATCGTTTCAATAGCAATGGCACCAAGAAAGAAAATAGAAGTTAAGTTTACAAATACATAAACAAGTAACCAAAAAACAGCCATTAGTGTACTTACCGTATTATTATAACGGTTAGATAGAAACTGTGGCATGGTGTAAATTTTGTTCTTAATGTAAATGGGCAGAAAGAATATGGCCACAATAATTAGCGTTGCGGCAGCCATCCATTCGTAACTGGCAATGGCAAGACCCATGGCAAAACCCGAACCCGACATACCAATAAAATGTTCGGCAGAAATATTAGAAGCAATGATAGATGCACCAATTGCCCACCAGGTGAGCGAGCCTTCTGCCAGAAAATAATCCTTGGTATCGGTACGTTTCTTTTTCTTGCTCCGATAAACCCAATAGCCATATGCCGAAACAATAATAAAATACATCAAAAAAACGGCATAATCGAATGCTGACAGATGGTTCATAGAGATTTTTAATATTTGGTTTTTTTAAAAGTCAGAAAAAATCCCAATGTTGAAGGTTTAATTCGATTATTTAATTACGTAAACGTTTTCGGGTTGCAACAGCATTCCAAAATTTGCATCCGCTAGCAACTTGTTGATTCTCGCTTAATCAATACTGATTTCAGTACAATATTCTGCTCATCATCAAGTTGTTTGTTGTTAAGGATTTTGAAGAGGCATTTCGCTGCTTCACGCCCAATTTCGAAGGCCGGCTGTGAGATTGTAGTAAGTGAAGGGTTCAAAAGTTTTGCTGTACTCAGGTTAGAAAAACTGAGTATTTTAACATCATCCGGAATTTTTAAATTCAATTCCTTGCAGGCACAATAAGCAGGAATAATAAATTCTTCGATAGAAGAAAAAAGTGCATCCGGTTTATACTTTCCAAGCAATGCCTTTATGTTTTGCAAGTTGAGTTCTTCATCATCCTGATATTTTACACCAAGCTGCTCCTTAGCAGCTATCCCATGCGCTTTCAGTGCATCGAGATAACCCGCAAACCTGGCTTTACCTGCCGGAAGATTTTCGAGTCCGTATAAATAAGCAATTTTGGTACAGCCACATTCAATTAAATGTTCGGTTGCCTGAAAAGCAATTTCATAATCATCAGTAGTTACCTTAACCGCATCCAGGTTTTCATACACACGATCGAAAAACACCAATGGGATTTTCTTAACCAGATTGGCATAATATTCACTATTATATTCGCTGCTCGATACAGAAGTAAGAATACCATCTACCCGCCCGTTTAATAAACTGTTGGTAAAAGCTACTTCTGTTTCTATATTTTCGTGTGTTTGATAAATGAGCACATGGTAACCATACTGCCGGGCAATTTCTTCAATTCCCTTTATAGATAATGAGAAAAAATTATTGGCTACACAGGGTATAACTACGGCAATAGTTTTGGTTTTGTGGCTCCGGAGGTTACTGGCAGCCGGATTTGGTGTATAATTCAGTTCCTTAGCTAAGGCCCATACCCTGTTCTTTGTTTTTAAACTGATTTCATAGCTGTCGTTGAGCGCCTTAGAAACGGTTGCTATTGAAATATTCAACTCTTGAGCCAACCGCTTAATATTAACTGCTTCCGCCATGTCTTTAAAAATTTGTTTGTTAGTTTTTTTGAGGTTTACCTGGCTTACCGCCGGGAATTGCGACAGGCCAGACTTTTCCTCTTCTTCACCAGCATCTATATCAAAAACAGCAGCTTTTTGGCTATATGGATAAGGCCAGGTGAAGTTGATGTTCAAAACATTTATTTGGTTAAGCAACCTGATATCTTTTTTTCGACTATAAAAAAGTATCCGGACGCAAACGAAAATATGAAATAATCGTAATATCGACGTTTATTTTTTTTCTTTTGCTAATTTCTCTAACAAACACTCAGGCAGAAGGGCATCTATTAGATCAAAAACCAGTTGAAACCATTTAAATTTAAACATTTTAATCCATATTTCGCAATCCGAAACAAGGGTTTACGTAATCGTTTAAGTAAATAAAATTGGCGAAACATAAAAGTTTAAGTTTTCAAAAACTCAACTTTAACCTATAAAACCAAAGAAAATTTTTCAACCAAGTCAATTTCTAGCCTTATGAGAAACCAAAGCGCAGCTTCGAAGGACGATCAAAATCCGTTGCAAAATCTTGATCAATGGGAAGAGGATATCTTAATCCGCTATCCTGATCCCAAAAACATCAATGCTGAAAAAAAAGAAGAGCAGTTCAGAAATTACGATGAAACCGAAAAGGACAGCGTAAAAGAATTTTACCGATTAAACCATACTTACCAAACATACGATTTCGTAAAACAGAAAAAAGCAGATTATTTAAAGTTCGACAAACAAGAGATGCCGATCTGGAGTGCGTTTGATTTTTTGAATAAGCTCGTGGATGATTCTGATCCTGATACCGATTTAGACCAAATGCAGCATTTATTGCAAACATCAGAAGCCATCCGTAACGATGGTCACCCCGATTGGATGGTGTTGGTAGGTTTAATTCACGATATGGGTAAGGTACTTTGTTTATTCGGAGAGCCACAGTGGGCCGTAGTGGGCGATACCTTCCCTGTGGGTTGTGCTTATTCAGATAAAATTGTTTATCCGGAATTTTTCAGCCAAAACCCCGATTTTAATAACGAAATCTATCAAACTAAACTAGGCGTTTACACCCAAAATTGCGGTTTGGATCATGTAGACATGTCGTGGGGACATGATGAATATGTGTACCACATGATGAAACCCTATATTCCGGAGCCGGGCTTATACATGCTCCGCTACCATTCTTTTTATTCGCAGCACAGGGAAAATGCATACGACCACCTGATGAGTGAAAAGGACCATGAAATGTTTAAATGGGTAAACCTGTTTAATCCTTATGACTTGTATTCTAAAAACCCCAATCAGAAAAGCTGGGCCGAACTAGAGCCTTATTACAAAGCGCTTGTGGCCAAATATTTACCAGCTACCATTAAATTTTAACATTCTATCTCCAAACAATAACCAAATAAAACAACCAATTTATGAACCTAAATCTACAAAAATCATGAGATTTAAATGTACAAGCTTAAAGTATGGCAGCATCTTTTTGCTGCTTTTACTCATCAGCCAGTCGTTCAACACCGCCTTTGCGCAGGATGAACGAAAAATTACCGGAAATTTAACAGATACCGAAAACATGCCCGTTATAGGCGCTTCAGTTTTGGTAAAGGGCACCAACAAAGTAACGGTTACCGGAGATAAGGGTGCTTTTAGCATCTCTGCCAAAAACGGCGACAAACTCGTATTTACTTTTATGGGCTATGAGGCGAAAGAAATTACCATTGGTACGGCTTCGAGTTATAAAGTAACCATAAAAGAAGCCAATACCTCACTTACAGATGTAGTTGTGGTAGGCTATGGTAAAGGTTCGCGCAAGGGCTTATCAAGTGCCATTACTTCAGTAAAACCTGAAGAATTAAATAAAGGCGCTATTGCCGATGTTGGTCAGTTGCTACAGGGTAAAGTTCCGGGGCTGAATATTAGCGCCAGTGGCGATCCAAACAAACCTGCGGCAGTAATTTTACGTGGTGCATCTACCATTAATAGTCCGGGAGCACCTTTTTATGTGATAGATGGTATTCCTGGAGCCGATATTGCAGCGATAGCACCAGCCGATATTGCATCAATTGATGTATTAAAAGATGCCGCAGCAACTGCTATTTATGGTAACCGTGCAGCAAGTGGTGTAATTATAGTAACAACTAAACGTGGTAAATCGGGCAAGCCACAGTTAAGCTACAGTGGTTATGTAGCTGCCGAAAAAGTAAGTAATCAGCTTGATTTAATGGATGCCGATCAATTAAGAGCTTACCTTACTGCTAACAAGGTGAGTTTTTCGCCAAATGATGATAAAGGCGAAAATGTAAATTGGATGAAAGCCATTGAGCGTTCTACTGCATATTCGCAAAACCATAACCTTTCATTTAGCGGAGGCACCGATCACAGCAACTATAGCGCCAGTTTA
Encoded proteins:
- a CDS encoding inositol oxygenase family protein, whose protein sequence is MRNQSAASKDDQNPLQNLDQWEEDILIRYPDPKNINAEKKEEQFRNYDETEKDSVKEFYRLNHTYQTYDFVKQKKADYLKFDKQEMPIWSAFDFLNKLVDDSDPDTDLDQMQHLLQTSEAIRNDGHPDWMVLVGLIHDMGKVLCLFGEPQWAVVGDTFPVGCAYSDKIVYPEFFSQNPDFNNEIYQTKLGVYTQNCGLDHVDMSWGHDEYVYHMMKPYIPEPGLYMLRYHSFYSQHRENAYDHLMSEKDHEMFKWVNLFNPYDLYSKNPNQKSWAELEPYYKALVAKYLPATIKF